A single window of Nicotiana sylvestris chromosome 3, ASM39365v2, whole genome shotgun sequence DNA harbors:
- the LOC104234772 gene encoding MYB-like transcription factor 4 → MGRLPCCEKSHTNKGAWTKEEDESLIAYIKAHGEGCWRSLPKAAGLLRCGKSCRLRWINYLRPDLKRGNFTDEEDELIIKLHSLLGNKWSLIAGRLPGRTDNEIKNYWNTHIRRKLLSRGIDPTIHRAINEPNTQKVTSITFASGNYKDIEDEKMNIKAEFGTIKEDDISSRPQCPDLNLELRISPPYQQNQQKRALEQSNTGSWRTSPICFKCNLGLKKSKDCSCSDSSNGNGCSSSRNISMNIAAYDFLGLKTNGLDYRTLETK, encoded by the exons ATGGGAAGATTACCTTGCTGTGAGAAATCACATACAAATAAAGGAGCATGGactaaagaagaagatgaaagtcTTATAGCTTACATTAAAGCTCATGGCGAAGGCTGTTGGAGGTCACTTCCTAAAGCTGCTGGACTTTTGAGATGTGGTAAAAGTTGCCGTCTCCGATGGATTAATTACTTGAGACCTGATCTCAAACGTGGTAATTTTACTGATGAAGAAGATGAACTCATTATTAAACTCCACAGCCTCCTCGGAAACAA GTGGTCGCTTATAGCAGGAAGACTACCAGGAAGAACAGATAATGAGATAAAGAATTATTGGAATACTCATATAAGGAGGAAACTGTTGAGTCGTGGTATTGATCCTACAATACACCGGGCTATAAACGAGCCTAACACACAAAAAGTGACATCAATTACTTTTGCTTCTGGTAATTATAAAGATATTGAAGATGAAAAGATGAACATTAAAGCTGAATTTGGAACAATCAAGGAAGATGACATTAGTAGCAGACCACAGTGTCCTGACTTGAATCTTGAGCTCAGAATTAGCCCTCcttaccaacaaaaccaacagaAGAGGGCATTGGAACAGAGTAATACTGGTTCGTGGAGGACTAGCCCTATATGTTTTAAATGCAATTTAGGATTAAAGAAGAGTAAAGATTGCAGTTGTAGTGACAGTAGTAATGGAAATGGTTGCAGCAGTAGCAGGAATATAAGTATGAATATTGCTGCTTATGACTTTCTAGGATTAAAGACAAATGGTTTGGACTACAGAACCTTGGAGACTAAGTGA